A window of Chthoniobacterales bacterium contains these coding sequences:
- a CDS encoding DUF362 domain-containing protein yields the protein MPHYRLQPRDRRDRAFRFLWSGLRGALDHRRGSRGSLAGCDGCGCMVKAFPVLALLLVAATGRAADVYVARSAAVIESGKVRSGAVARMVDSAVMAATGKQDISSAWRSLVRPTDRVGIKISASGAPVSSTHAAVVSAVAEGLVSAGVAPQRIVIWDRKWSDMSRTGYGALSRRFLVTSTDRAGGYSDDDVVTAAVMGRLIDGDRDFSPAQAAEEQTSGKSHLSVVLTRGVDKVVHVPALTDHLSSGLNGAFSGMVLDNLDNWRRLARPPHYGDPYLAELYSDPRIGGKVVLTILDALRPQYAGGPFPEPQYVENYGAIYVSRDPVALDTVALDLIDGFRKGAGLPLLAPKLTWLESAATIGLGVTDRARIRVVPVQGPPPQP from the coding sequence ATGCCTCATTACCGGCTACAACCGCGGGACCGGCGAGATCGCGCTTTCCGATTCCTATGGTCCGGGCTACGAGGAGCGTTGGATCACCGCCGAGGAAGCCGGGGTTCTCTCGCAGGGTGCGATGGCTGTGGTTGCATGGTGAAAGCATTTCCAGTTTTGGCGTTGCTGTTGGTCGCTGCCACCGGCCGCGCGGCGGACGTTTATGTCGCGCGCAGCGCGGCCGTTATCGAAAGCGGAAAGGTGCGGTCGGGTGCGGTGGCGCGGATGGTCGACAGCGCGGTGATGGCCGCCACGGGGAAACAGGACATCTCCTCCGCGTGGCGCTCGCTCGTGCGCCCGACCGATCGTGTCGGCATAAAAATCTCGGCCTCCGGTGCGCCGGTGTCCTCCACGCACGCTGCCGTGGTGTCGGCGGTGGCCGAGGGTCTGGTGTCCGCGGGCGTGGCGCCGCAACGTATCGTCATTTGGGACCGCAAATGGAGCGACATGAGCCGCACCGGTTACGGTGCGTTATCCCGTCGTTTTCTCGTCACCTCGACCGATCGCGCCGGCGGCTATTCGGATGACGACGTGGTCACCGCCGCGGTGATGGGACGTCTTATCGACGGTGATCGGGACTTCAGTCCGGCCCAAGCCGCCGAGGAGCAGACGTCCGGCAAGAGCCACCTTTCGGTCGTCCTGACGCGCGGGGTGGACAAAGTGGTGCATGTTCCCGCGCTGACCGACCATCTTTCCTCCGGTCTCAACGGCGCTTTTTCCGGCATGGTGCTCGACAACCTCGACAATTGGCGGCGCTTGGCGCGTCCTCCGCACTACGGCGATCCTTATCTTGCCGAGCTTTATTCCGACCCGCGCATCGGCGGCAAAGTTGTGCTCACCATCCTCGACGCTTTGCGTCCGCAATATGCGGGCGGTCCTTTCCCCGAACCGCAATACGTCGAAAACTACGGCGCGATTTATGTGTCGCGCGACCCCGTGGCCCTGGACACGGTCGCGCTCGATCTGATCGACGGATTCCGCAAAGGCGCGGGCTTGCCCCTCCTGGCACCGAAGCTGACGTGGCTCGAGTCGGCCGCCACCATCGGTCTCGGCGTGACCGACCGCGCGCGCATCCGCGTGGTGCCGGTGCAGGGTCCGCCGCCGCAGCCATGA
- the pstS gene encoding phosphate ABC transporter substrate-binding protein PstS — MKKLILPAVVFAVGVSMVNGQQLSGAGATFPAPLYQRWAVEYNKQVPSIQVNYQSVGSGAGVKNFLQGVVDFGASDAAMTDEEIADAPRGAVLVPATAGSIVLAYNLPGITNLKLSRAALAGIFLGKITKWNDPAIVGANPGMALPDRPVNVAYRSDGSGTTYVFTQHLSAISPEFDEQIGFDKSVAFPAGIGGKGNEGVTALVKQAPGTIGYVEYGYAEQNGLTVASIENKAGNFIVPTPESGAAALASVELPENLRIWPVDPTTPDAYPITTFTWILLAKKYDDPAKAKALKDFVSYGLTEGQSLSVQLGYIPLPEAVVSRANKALSSVE; from the coding sequence ATGAAAAAACTTATCCTCCCCGCTGTGGTCTTCGCTGTCGGCGTCTCCATGGTCAACGGCCAGCAACTCTCCGGTGCCGGAGCCACCTTCCCCGCGCCCCTCTACCAGCGCTGGGCCGTCGAATACAACAAACAGGTCCCGTCCATCCAAGTGAACTACCAGTCCGTCGGCAGCGGCGCGGGCGTGAAAAATTTCCTCCAGGGTGTTGTGGATTTCGGAGCCAGCGATGCGGCCATGACCGACGAGGAAATCGCCGATGCGCCCCGTGGTGCCGTGCTTGTGCCCGCGACGGCAGGCAGCATCGTCCTGGCTTACAATTTGCCCGGCATTACGAATCTCAAGCTCAGCCGTGCGGCGCTGGCCGGCATTTTCCTCGGCAAGATCACGAAATGGAATGATCCCGCCATCGTCGGCGCAAACCCCGGGATGGCGCTGCCCGACAGGCCTGTGAATGTGGCCTACCGCTCGGACGGCAGCGGGACCACATATGTTTTCACCCAGCACCTGTCGGCCATCAGCCCCGAGTTCGACGAGCAGATCGGATTCGACAAATCCGTGGCCTTTCCCGCGGGCATCGGCGGCAAGGGCAACGAAGGTGTCACCGCGCTGGTCAAACAGGCGCCGGGAACGATCGGCTACGTCGAATACGGCTACGCGGAGCAGAACGGATTGACGGTCGCCTCGATCGAAAACAAAGCGGGCAATTTCATCGTTCCCACGCCGGAGAGCGGGGCTGCCGCCCTCGCGTCGGTCGAACTGCCCGAGAATCTCCGCATCTGGCCGGTCGATCCCACCACGCCCGACGCCTACCCGATCACCACATTCACCTGGATCCTGCTGGCGAAAAAATACGATGACCCTGCCAAGGCCAAGGCTTTGAAAGATTTCGTCAGCTACGGTCTCACCGAGGGCCAATCGCTTTCCGTGCAACTCGGCTACATCCCGTTGCCCGAGGCCGTGGTGTCGCGCGCCAACAAGGCTCTTTCCTCGGTCGAGTAG
- a CDS encoding phosphate ABC transporter ATP-binding protein — MNSEVRSDHANAPRTVISVRDFNFYYGRKQALENVNIDIPERQVTAFIGPSGCGKTTLLRNFNRMNELIDGVRHEGDITLAGRSIFDPSVEVIALRRLVGMVFQKSNPFAKSIYENIVYGLRIAGVRRRQDLDEAVERSLRGAALWDEVKDRLHESALGLSGGQMQRLCIARAIANRPKVLLMDEPCSALDPIATSRIEELINELKSEYTIVIVTHNMQQATRCSDYTAFFYLGKLIEFDATSKIFTNPREKRTEDYITGRFG, encoded by the coding sequence ATGAATTCCGAAGTCCGATCCGATCACGCCAACGCGCCGCGCACTGTCATCTCCGTGCGGGACTTCAACTTCTACTACGGCCGTAAGCAGGCTCTGGAGAACGTCAACATCGATATTCCCGAGCGCCAGGTGACCGCCTTTATCGGGCCGTCCGGATGCGGCAAGACCACGCTGCTGCGCAACTTCAACCGGATGAACGAGCTGATCGACGGCGTGCGTCACGAGGGTGATATCACGCTTGCCGGCCGCAGCATCTTCGACCCGTCCGTCGAAGTGATCGCGCTCCGCCGCCTTGTCGGCATGGTTTTCCAGAAATCCAATCCCTTTGCCAAGTCCATCTACGAGAACATCGTCTACGGTCTGCGCATCGCCGGGGTGCGCCGGCGGCAGGATTTGGACGAGGCGGTCGAGCGCAGCCTTCGCGGTGCGGCGCTTTGGGACGAGGTCAAAGACCGCCTGCATGAAAGCGCGCTCGGTTTGTCCGGAGGCCAGATGCAGCGGCTTTGTATCGCGCGCGCCATCGCCAACCGCCCGAAAGTGCTCCTCATGGACGAGCCGTGCTCGGCCCTGGACCCCATCGCCACTTCGCGCATCGAAGAGCTGATCAACGAGTTGAAATCCGAATACACCATCGTGATCGTGACCCACAATATGCAGCAGGCCACGCGATGCTCGGACTACACCGCGTTTTTCTACCTCGGCAAGCTGATCGAGTTCGACGCCACTTCGAAAATTTTCACCAATCCGCGGGAAAAGCGGACGGAAGACTACATCACCGGCCGGTTCGGCTGA
- the pstC gene encoding phosphate ABC transporter permease subunit PstC: protein MSMAGIEGMHDAVARRWPDFFQWLCRAASLAVVGVLLWIFWEIFQQAAPALDKLGLGFLSGASWQPNRDRYGVLPFLVGTGATALIALLLAFPPGLAIAIFLSEDFLPRPVRQCIRFVVELLAAIPSVVYGLWGIFVVIPIVQSLGTWVSERSGGFPLFAGPAYGNSLLTAGIVLALMVLPTITAISRAALVAVPRVLREGAYALGATRWETILGVILPTAAPGVVAATILALGRAMGETMAVAMLIGNSPRLSASLFAPSGTLASLLANQFGEAEGMQVSALMYAALLLVALTLLVNFGGELVLRYTERRTAGIR, encoded by the coding sequence ATGAGCATGGCGGGCATCGAGGGAATGCACGACGCGGTGGCGCGCCGCTGGCCGGATTTTTTCCAATGGCTCTGCCGCGCTGCGTCGCTCGCGGTTGTCGGCGTGCTTTTGTGGATTTTCTGGGAAATTTTCCAGCAGGCCGCGCCGGCGTTGGACAAACTCGGTCTCGGTTTCCTTTCCGGCGCGAGTTGGCAGCCCAACCGCGACCGCTACGGCGTCCTGCCGTTCCTTGTCGGCACCGGGGCGACCGCGCTCATCGCGCTGCTGCTGGCTTTCCCGCCGGGTCTGGCCATCGCGATTTTCCTGAGCGAGGACTTTCTCCCGCGCCCCGTGCGGCAGTGCATCCGCTTTGTCGTCGAACTTCTCGCGGCGATCCCGAGCGTCGTTTACGGCCTCTGGGGAATTTTTGTCGTCATTCCCATCGTGCAAAGCCTCGGCACATGGGTGTCGGAGCGATCCGGCGGATTCCCGCTTTTTGCCGGCCCCGCCTACGGCAATTCCCTGCTGACGGCCGGCATCGTCCTTGCGCTCATGGTGCTGCCTACCATCACCGCCATCTCCCGCGCGGCGCTCGTCGCCGTTCCGCGCGTCCTGCGCGAGGGAGCCTATGCCCTCGGAGCGACGCGTTGGGAAACCATCCTCGGTGTCATACTCCCGACCGCCGCACCCGGCGTGGTGGCGGCGACGATTCTCGCGCTCGGGCGCGCGATGGGCGAGACCATGGCCGTCGCCATGCTGATCGGCAACAGTCCGCGGCTTTCGGCTTCGCTCTTCGCGCCTTCCGGAACATTGGCCAGCCTTCTGGCCAACCAATTCGGCGAGGCCGAGGGTATGCAGGTGTCCGCGCTCATGTATGCCGCGCTCCTGCTCGTCGCGCTCACTTTGCTGGTCAACTTCGGCGGCGAGCTCGTGCTGCGTTACACGGAAAGGAGAACGGCGGGAATCCGCTGA
- the serS gene encoding serine--tRNA ligase gives MIDIRQIRETPETVKALLALRGPQFGAMVDGVIAADVERRANETRWQQLQADRKRLSKEIGALRAKKEDSSALEEESKKLGSEMESLQAASAAAEEKQRELLLSIPNLPHDNIPRGGDAACNPVLRTWGEPKAPAGAQDHVAIGTRLGLFDAERAAKISGSAFICYTGQGAGLERALINFLLDLHTRDHGYTEMSPPFLVNRASMTGTGQLPKFEADLFGVTDSELFLIPTAEVPVTNFHREEILPAEKLPLKYAAYTPCFRREAGSTGRDTRGLIRMHQFDKVELVKICKPEDSAAELESLTADAERVLQLLGLPYRVIELCGGDLGFSARRTYDIEVWAPGHDGWLEVSSCSNFGDYQARRMALRFKGADGKNHFCHTLNGSGTALARLYVALLENGLQPDGSVHLPEILQPYFGAAKISAR, from the coding sequence ATGATCGACATCCGCCAGATCCGTGAAACGCCGGAAACGGTCAAAGCTCTCCTCGCCTTACGCGGCCCGCAATTCGGGGCGATGGTGGATGGCGTTATCGCGGCGGACGTCGAGCGCCGCGCCAACGAGACGCGCTGGCAGCAATTGCAAGCCGACCGCAAAAGGCTGAGCAAGGAGATCGGCGCCCTGCGGGCAAAAAAAGAGGACAGCTCGGCGCTCGAGGAGGAATCGAAGAAGCTCGGCTCCGAAATGGAATCGCTGCAGGCGGCATCCGCCGCGGCCGAGGAAAAGCAACGGGAGTTGTTGCTGTCGATTCCGAATCTGCCCCACGACAACATTCCCCGAGGCGGCGACGCGGCATGCAATCCGGTGTTGCGCACGTGGGGCGAGCCGAAAGCTCCGGCAGGCGCGCAGGACCACGTGGCCATCGGCACACGGCTCGGACTTTTCGACGCGGAACGCGCGGCCAAAATAAGCGGTAGCGCTTTTATCTGCTACACGGGCCAAGGGGCCGGATTGGAACGCGCTTTGATCAACTTCCTGCTCGACTTGCACACGCGCGACCACGGCTACACCGAGATGAGCCCGCCTTTCCTCGTCAACCGCGCGTCAATGACCGGCACCGGACAGCTGCCGAAATTCGAGGCCGACCTTTTCGGCGTGACCGACAGCGAGCTTTTCCTCATTCCGACGGCCGAAGTGCCGGTGACGAATTTCCACCGCGAAGAAATCCTTCCCGCCGAAAAACTTCCGCTCAAATACGCGGCCTACACGCCGTGCTTCCGGCGCGAGGCGGGCTCCACGGGGCGCGATACTCGCGGGCTTATCCGCATGCACCAGTTCGACAAGGTGGAACTCGTGAAGATCTGCAAGCCGGAGGATTCCGCCGCGGAACTGGAGTCGCTCACTGCCGACGCCGAGCGCGTGCTGCAGCTTCTCGGGTTGCCCTACCGCGTCATCGAACTCTGCGGCGGCGACCTGGGTTTCAGCGCACGCCGCACCTACGACATCGAAGTCTGGGCGCCCGGCCACGACGGATGGCTCGAGGTCTCGAGTTGCTCGAACTTCGGCGACTATCAGGCGCGACGCATGGCGCTGCGTTTCAAGGGTGCGGACGGGAAAAACCACTTCTGCCACACCCTCAACGGATCCGGCACGGCCCTCGCGCGCCTTTACGTGGCGCTGCTGGAAAACGGACTGCAACCCGACGGCTCGGTGCATCTGCCTGAAATTCTCCAGCCCTATTTCGGAGCCGCGAAAATCTCCGCGCGCTGA
- a CDS encoding peptidase S8, translating into MRTGTFALIISLLFAGSSFSADFVPGRVLVKPLAGASDAAVQASIKAAGASEIGRVPQIGVRILRVPAQSESRVIEALSKNPNFEFAEPDYIANIILTPNDPYYAAYQWHLPKVVAPAAWDFTTGSAGVTVAVVDSGVQATHPDLAGRVLPGYDFVNSDADPADDNGHGTAVAGVAAAKGNDGIGVAGAAWDVAILPVKVMNSSGSGSYSAIANGIAYSADMGAKIINLSLGGTSSSSTLQNAVSYAWNKGSLLVAAAGNNASSTTVYPAAYTNVVAVSATTASDTLASFSSYGSFVDLCAPGENITTSWVNGGYVTISGTSFSSPLTAGVAALALSRNPALSNAQLSALLTSNTDDLGALGKDIYYGTGRLNASKVVAAAVPVLDTAAPVTAVTSPANGSSIAGLRSVNVTVSSSDNIGVTKAELYINGRLVASSTTGSFTYKWSTSKLVRGTYQLQSKAYDAAGNSASSSVVSVYR; encoded by the coding sequence ATGAGAACTGGAACCTTTGCCCTCATAATCTCACTCCTTTTTGCTGGATCCTCTTTCTCCGCCGACTTCGTTCCGGGCCGAGTTCTCGTCAAGCCCCTGGCGGGTGCCTCGGACGCCGCGGTGCAGGCCTCGATAAAAGCTGCCGGCGCGAGTGAAATCGGCCGCGTGCCGCAGATCGGTGTGCGCATTTTGCGGGTGCCGGCGCAATCCGAGTCGCGTGTCATTGAAGCGCTGTCCAAGAACCCGAATTTCGAGTTCGCCGAGCCCGACTACATCGCGAACATCATTCTCACTCCGAACGATCCTTATTACGCTGCTTATCAGTGGCATCTTCCCAAAGTGGTTGCGCCCGCCGCATGGGACTTCACCACCGGATCGGCCGGCGTGACTGTTGCGGTCGTCGATTCGGGCGTGCAGGCGACGCATCCCGATCTGGCCGGACGCGTTCTTCCCGGCTACGACTTCGTCAATAGCGACGCGGATCCCGCAGACGACAACGGTCACGGCACGGCAGTCGCGGGAGTCGCCGCGGCTAAAGGCAACGATGGCATCGGCGTCGCCGGGGCCGCATGGGACGTTGCTATCCTCCCCGTCAAAGTGATGAACTCCTCCGGCAGCGGATCCTATTCCGCGATCGCCAACGGCATCGCCTACTCGGCCGACATGGGCGCCAAGATCATCAACCTCAGCCTCGGGGGCACGTCGTCCTCTTCCACGTTGCAAAACGCGGTTTCTTACGCATGGAACAAGGGCTCCCTCCTCGTCGCCGCCGCCGGCAACAACGCGAGCAGCACCACGGTCTATCCGGCAGCCTACACCAATGTCGTTGCCGTCTCGGCGACAACCGCGTCCGACACGCTCGCTTCCTTTTCCAGCTACGGAAGCTTCGTCGATCTTTGTGCGCCGGGCGAAAATATCACCACCTCTTGGGTCAACGGCGGATACGTGACTATTTCCGGCACGTCTTTCTCCAGCCCGCTCACGGCCGGCGTGGCCGCGCTGGCTCTTTCCCGTAATCCCGCCCTCTCCAACGCGCAGCTCTCCGCGCTCCTGACGTCCAACACCGATGATCTGGGTGCGCTGGGCAAGGACATCTACTATGGAACGGGTCGGCTCAATGCCAGCAAGGTTGTCGCTGCCGCGGTCCCCGTGCTCGACACAGCGGCCCCCGTCACCGCGGTGACCAGTCCCGCCAACGGCAGCTCCATCGCGGGCCTGCGCTCGGTCAACGTGACTGTTTCCTCGAGCGACAACATCGGGGTGACCAAGGCCGAACTCTATATCAACGGCCGTCTTGTCGCGTCATCCACGACCGGCAGCTTCACCTACAAGTGGAGCACGTCGAAGTTGGTCAGGGGCACTTATCAACTCCAGTCCAAGGCTTACGACGCTGCCGGAAATTCGGCCAGTTCGTCCGTCGTCAGCGTTTACCGCTGA
- the pstA gene encoding phosphate ABC transporter permease PstA: protein MDKPLTHTTDFFEDGSLESGKMMGRSLVNRLLTALCIVLSFAAMIPLGSILYLVVKNGLPLLSPSVFTSLPPAAGMTGGGFGNAVVGTCIMVGLGLAMSVLPAVLAAIFICEYSPNGRLAGAVRFVAKLLTGIPSIICGVFAFAAVVTVTGEFSALAGGVALAVLMLPTILLTSEQALLGVQKAYREASYGLGATRFQTIFRVVLPDALPAILTGVMLAVARAAGETAPLIFTALFSQFWMSSLMEPTASLSVLIYNFSTMPFEYQVKMAWTASLVLVCLVTAVNVTAQLVFAKKH, encoded by the coding sequence ATGGATAAGCCGCTGACGCACACCACGGACTTCTTCGAGGACGGTTCGCTCGAGTCTGGTAAGATGATGGGCCGTTCGCTCGTCAACCGGCTGCTCACCGCCCTCTGCATCGTCTTGTCTTTCGCCGCGATGATCCCGCTGGGTTCCATCCTCTATCTGGTCGTCAAAAACGGTCTGCCGCTTCTCTCGCCTTCGGTCTTCACGTCGCTGCCTCCGGCGGCCGGAATGACGGGCGGCGGCTTCGGCAACGCCGTGGTCGGCACCTGCATCATGGTAGGCCTCGGACTCGCAATGTCCGTCCTGCCCGCGGTCCTCGCGGCCATTTTCATTTGCGAATACAGCCCGAACGGGCGGTTGGCCGGAGCGGTGCGTTTCGTGGCGAAGTTGCTCACCGGAATTCCCTCGATCATTTGCGGCGTCTTCGCTTTCGCGGCCGTGGTCACGGTCACCGGGGAATTCTCCGCCCTCGCCGGAGGCGTGGCCTTGGCCGTGCTCATGTTGCCGACGATTCTGCTCACATCGGAGCAGGCGTTGCTCGGCGTGCAGAAAGCCTACCGCGAGGCCTCCTACGGCCTCGGCGCGACGCGCTTCCAGACCATCTTCCGCGTTGTCCTGCCCGACGCGCTGCCGGCCATCCTCACCGGCGTCATGCTTGCCGTGGCGCGCGCTGCGGGCGAGACAGCCCCGCTCATTTTCACCGCGCTCTTCAGCCAATTTTGGATGTCCTCGCTCATGGAACCCACGGCATCCTTGTCGGTGCTTATTTACAATTTTTCCACCATGCCTTTCGAATATCAGGTGAAAATGGCTTGGACTGCCTCGCTCGTGCTGGTTTGTCTTGTCACCGCGGTCAACGTCACCGCCCAGCTCGTCTTTGCCAAAAAGCACTGA
- a CDS encoding J domain-containing protein — translation MEFRDYYKTLGVAKTASADEIKKAFRKLARQHHPDLAKDKKAAEEKFKEINEAYEVLSDPEKRKKYDELGPNWQQAGAGFRPPPGGGFPGGFPGGMGGYGGGEEEFQFGGTGFSDFFEAFFGRAARGGRRGSAFYGEDMPLRGQDAEADIMVTLEEALHGSTRQISFTRGRSGKVETYTVKIPKGVREGQRIRLAGIGGEGSGGGEAGDLYLRVRFERHPEFTVEGADVIHEIELPVTQAVLGGEITIPTLDGRAKLKIPALTQNGRKFRLPGRGMPQRGGTRGDFYAVIDVQLPTTLSDAQRQAWEAVAKAAS, via the coding sequence GTGGAATTTCGCGACTACTACAAGACGCTCGGCGTGGCCAAGACGGCATCGGCCGACGAGATCAAAAAGGCGTTCCGCAAGCTCGCCCGCCAGCACCATCCGGACTTGGCGAAGGACAAAAAGGCCGCCGAGGAGAAGTTCAAGGAAATCAACGAGGCTTACGAGGTTCTCAGCGATCCGGAGAAGCGTAAAAAATACGACGAACTCGGGCCCAACTGGCAGCAGGCCGGCGCGGGGTTCCGTCCGCCCCCGGGCGGCGGTTTTCCGGGCGGCTTCCCCGGAGGAATGGGCGGCTACGGCGGCGGCGAGGAGGAATTCCAGTTCGGCGGCACGGGCTTCAGCGATTTCTTCGAGGCGTTTTTCGGGCGCGCCGCCCGCGGCGGTCGTCGCGGCAGCGCGTTTTACGGCGAGGATATGCCGCTGCGCGGACAGGACGCCGAGGCGGACATCATGGTCACCCTCGAGGAGGCTCTCCACGGATCGACAAGGCAGATTTCCTTCACGCGCGGCCGCTCCGGAAAAGTCGAGACCTACACGGTGAAAATCCCCAAGGGCGTGCGCGAGGGACAGCGTATCCGTCTGGCGGGCATCGGCGGCGAGGGGAGCGGCGGCGGCGAAGCGGGCGATCTTTATTTGCGCGTTCGCTTCGAGAGGCATCCGGAATTCACCGTCGAGGGTGCCGACGTCATCCACGAAATCGAGTTGCCCGTGACCCAAGCCGTGCTCGGCGGCGAGATCACGATTCCCACGCTCGACGGTCGCGCGAAACTGAAGATCCCGGCGCTCACCCAAAACGGCCGCAAATTCCGCCTGCCCGGACGGGGCATGCCTCAGCGAGGCGGAACGCGCGGCGATTTTTACGCTGTGATCGATGTGCAGTTGCCGACAACTCTCAGTGACGCCCAGCGCCAAGCTTGGGAAGCGGTGGCGAAGGCGGCGTCTTGA
- a CDS encoding HD domain-containing protein, which produces MPDLTDIASLRAAARAGRTRAVLPVLVETVTEKASKDGKPFLDIQLVDARDRFALRVWSDNGQYAPAQELAAGACLKLEGEFTVHPQFGLEAKRWSFAPLTGDAKEEFLAGPADLRSRQEEDYKFIESSVSSIRDPRLKALGLLFLEKFGPRFRRTAAARFFHHARRGGLVEHVAQMMRYADAVCAVNPALHRDLLVSGVLFHDCGKLWENCVEEGSFTMPFDERGELLGHINIGIELVNTLWKALPLEDWKDLAPDNEDARLHLLHLVAAHHGELEFGSPVQPKTPEAIALHYIDNLDAKLEMLARGYEGGGTVAERIYDKVKPLNVRLVAPLAPAPAE; this is translated from the coding sequence GTGCCCGATCTGACCGACATCGCTTCGCTGCGCGCCGCCGCCCGCGCCGGCCGCACGCGTGCGGTTCTCCCGGTGCTGGTCGAAACGGTGACCGAGAAGGCGTCGAAGGACGGCAAGCCTTTCCTTGATATCCAACTGGTGGACGCCCGCGACCGCTTCGCGTTGCGTGTTTGGTCGGACAACGGGCAATACGCTCCGGCACAGGAACTGGCCGCCGGCGCGTGCCTCAAACTCGAGGGTGAATTCACCGTCCACCCGCAGTTCGGCCTCGAGGCCAAGCGTTGGAGTTTCGCACCGTTAACCGGGGACGCCAAAGAGGAATTCCTCGCCGGCCCGGCAGACCTGCGCTCGAGACAGGAAGAGGATTACAAATTCATCGAGTCGTCGGTTTCCTCGATCCGCGACCCGCGGCTCAAGGCTCTCGGCCTGCTGTTTCTGGAAAAATTCGGTCCGCGTTTCCGCCGGACGGCCGCTGCGCGCTTCTTTCATCATGCCCGGCGCGGGGGACTCGTCGAACATGTCGCGCAGATGATGCGCTACGCGGATGCGGTGTGCGCGGTGAACCCGGCGCTCCACCGCGACCTCCTCGTTTCCGGGGTGCTTTTCCACGACTGCGGCAAGCTCTGGGAAAATTGCGTGGAGGAGGGAAGTTTCACCATGCCCTTCGACGAGCGGGGCGAGTTGCTCGGCCACATCAACATCGGCATCGAGCTGGTCAACACCCTTTGGAAGGCGTTGCCCCTCGAGGATTGGAAAGATCTCGCGCCTGACAACGAAGACGCGAGGTTGCACCTGCTCCATCTCGTTGCGGCTCACCACGGGGAATTGGAGTTCGGCTCGCCGGTGCAGCCCAAAACGCCGGAGGCGATCGCGTTGCATTACATCGACAATCTCGACGCCAAGCTCGAGATGCTGGCGCGCGGCTACGAGGGAGGCGGAACGGTGGCCGAGCGGATTTATGACAAGGTCAAGCCGCTCAATGTGCGGCTGGTGGCCCCGCTCGCCCCGGCGCCCGCGGAATGA
- a CDS encoding DMT family transporter — METPTAKTTAGRISFFIRAWSKSRILSGQPAQGKPRHEGDCDKNVTRAADWRGGAEMLRSRKSLSINLPLLLPLASAVLYAAGAILIKLGISRGANAWAVTFFSNLSMGLLFLPLVFFGRESWNFAPVAWALAASVLFFTGQIATFRSLAAGDVSIATPALASKVVFVALILLAVPENRPDPDLWLAVVLTMGGVILLHRGPRHTRSHPLATLAWALLAAFCFAATDVIIQVAAPRTGFTLFMPVMFGTVAALSFPLLLPHVSRGGAQAGKNAWFWGTAGIVLLAVQLAGVALTIGIFGNATGVNVVYSSRGLWSLILVALLARRLGVTESALDKMTLCSRVAGSVLILAAVILVVL, encoded by the coding sequence ATGGAGACGCCGACAGCGAAGACCACAGCGGGGAGGATAAGTTTTTTCATAAGGGCGTGGAGCAAGAGTAGGATTTTGTCCGGACAGCCTGCCCAGGGAAAGCCCCGACACGAGGGCGATTGTGACAAAAATGTCACACGGGCTGCGGACTGGCGGGGCGGCGCGGAGATGCTACGATCGCGGAAGTCGTTGAGCATCAATCTTCCGCTTCTTCTGCCTTTGGCCAGTGCCGTGCTTTACGCGGCGGGGGCTATCCTGATCAAACTCGGCATTTCTCGAGGTGCCAACGCTTGGGCCGTCACATTTTTCAGCAATTTGTCGATGGGCCTGCTCTTTCTGCCGCTCGTATTTTTCGGAAGGGAGAGCTGGAACTTTGCCCCGGTAGCATGGGCCTTGGCCGCGAGTGTCTTATTCTTCACGGGCCAGATCGCCACTTTCCGCTCGCTTGCGGCGGGTGACGTGTCCATCGCCACGCCGGCTCTGGCCAGCAAAGTCGTTTTCGTGGCCCTCATCTTACTCGCAGTGCCGGAAAACAGGCCCGATCCGGATCTCTGGCTGGCAGTCGTCCTGACCATGGGCGGCGTCATCCTTCTGCACCGCGGACCGCGGCACACCCGCTCGCATCCGCTGGCGACCCTCGCCTGGGCGCTGCTGGCCGCGTTTTGCTTTGCGGCAACGGACGTGATTATCCAAGTCGCCGCACCGCGGACCGGTTTCACGCTTTTCATGCCCGTGATGTTCGGCACGGTGGCCGCACTTTCGTTTCCTTTGCTTTTGCCCCATGTGTCCCGCGGCGGAGCGCAGGCGGGCAAAAACGCTTGGTTTTGGGGAACAGCGGGTATCGTTCTTCTGGCCGTGCAACTTGCGGGTGTCGCGCTGACTATCGGCATCTTCGGCAATGCCACGGGAGTGAACGTGGTTTACAGCTCCCGCGGACTGTGGAGCCTGATCCTTGTCGCCTTGCTTGCGCGCAGACTGGGTGTGACAGAAAGCGCTCTCGACAAAATGACGCTTTGCTCGCGCGTGGCGGGAAGCGTGCTCATTCTTGCCGCGGTCATTCTTGTTGTGCTGTGA